Proteins encoded by one window of Geobacter sp. DSM 9736:
- a CDS encoding recombinase family protein produces the protein MNGQRIGYLRVSTVDQDTGRQLEGVELDRFFTDKVSGKDTNRPALAEMLRFLRQGDTVLVHSMDRLARNLDDLRRIVNELTGRGVRVQFVKEGLTFTGDDSPMATLLLSVMGAFAEFERALIKERQREGIAIAKQKGVYKGRKPSLSDTQVETLRQRVGNGESKAQVARDFGISRETLYQYIRQEA, from the coding sequence ATGAACGGGCAGCGGATAGGTTACCTGAGGGTATCCACGGTAGATCAGGACACGGGGAGACAGCTGGAGGGGGTGGAGCTAGACCGATTCTTCACAGATAAGGTGTCTGGAAAGGATACTAACAGACCGGCATTGGCTGAGATGCTGCGTTTTCTGAGGCAGGGTGACACGGTCCTTGTTCACTCGATGGACCGGTTAGCGCGGAACCTAGATGATCTTAGGAGGATTGTGAACGAGTTGACGGGACGTGGGGTCCGCGTTCAGTTTGTCAAGGAGGGTCTTACCTTCACCGGTGATGATTCACCCATGGCAACGCTACTTCTTTCCGTCATGGGGGCATTTGCCGAATTTGAAAGAGCATTGATCAAGGAACGGCAGAGGGAGGGAATAGCGATAGCAAAACAGAAGGGCGTCTATAAGGGGCGTAAGCCGTCCCTCTCGGATACTCAGGTAGAAACCTTACGTCAACGGGTAGGGAATGGAGAGAGTAAAGCACAGGTAGCGCGGGACTTTGGGATTAGCCGTGAAACCCTGTACCAGTACATCCGGCAGGAGGCTTAG
- the scpB gene encoding SMC-Scp complex subunit ScpB, translating to MTAASLKSVVESLLFVSEAPLTIDRLSAILEEHERSDIRKAVEDLQDEYNGAGRGVFLAEVAGGYQFRTRPENADYLRRLTRGKIAKFSQSSLETLAIIAYRQPITRAEIEYLRGVDSGGVVKNLLDKKLIRILGKKDIPGKPLIYGTTRDFLEVFNLKDLASLPTLKEIQELTGEDDLQCPLPLDEA from the coding sequence ATGACTGCCGCTTCTCTCAAGTCAGTCGTGGAGAGCCTTCTTTTCGTTTCTGAAGCGCCGCTCACCATCGATCGTCTTTCCGCTATTCTTGAAGAGCACGAACGGAGTGATATCCGGAAGGCGGTCGAAGACCTTCAGGATGAATACAACGGGGCGGGGCGGGGTGTTTTCCTTGCGGAGGTGGCAGGAGGGTACCAGTTCCGGACCCGACCGGAAAATGCCGACTACCTGCGGCGCCTCACTCGCGGGAAAATCGCAAAATTCAGCCAGTCTTCACTTGAAACCCTTGCCATCATCGCATATCGGCAGCCGATTACCCGAGCCGAGATCGAGTACCTAAGGGGGGTCGATTCCGGAGGGGTCGTCAAGAATCTCCTCGACAAGAAGCTCATTCGGATTCTCGGCAAGAAGGATATACCTGGGAAGCCTCTGATATACGGCACGACGAGGGATTTTCTCGAAGTCTTCAATTTGAAGGATCTGGCGAGCTTGCCTACCCTCAAGGAGATACAGGAGCTGACGGGGGAAGATGATCTTCAGTGCCCCCTGCCTCTTGACGAAGCTTGA
- a CDS encoding site-2 protease family protein, with amino-acid sequence MENFFLKLSVMLVPALMAITCHEVSHGYVANRLGDSTARSLGRLTLNPLKHLDIFGTLMIFIVGIGWAKPVPVNYNNLRHPKRDMMWVAAAGPVTNFSLAAISAIAMRGVYSIGSGLAGGGANALLEPILLMLAFSVYINLLLAIFNLIPVPPLDGGRVMTGLLPYRQAEAYSRIEPFGMIIIILLVFFTNIFGKVISPILEVGIHLLAGPQSNLVYTVTRFLMR; translated from the coding sequence ATGGAAAATTTTTTTCTGAAGCTTTCAGTCATGCTGGTGCCTGCACTTATGGCCATCACCTGCCATGAGGTAAGCCACGGTTACGTAGCCAACAGGCTGGGTGACAGTACCGCACGCTCCCTGGGGCGGCTTACTCTCAACCCTCTCAAGCACCTGGACATTTTCGGTACGTTGATGATCTTCATTGTAGGTATCGGGTGGGCCAAGCCGGTTCCTGTGAATTACAACAATCTGCGCCACCCGAAGCGGGACATGATGTGGGTCGCTGCGGCGGGGCCGGTGACCAATTTCAGTCTCGCGGCTATCTCGGCCATAGCGATGCGGGGAGTATACAGCATTGGCAGCGGACTTGCGGGGGGAGGCGCCAATGCATTGCTGGAGCCGATCCTTCTGATGCTGGCCTTTTCAGTATACATAAATCTGCTGCTTGCTATTTTCAACCTGATCCCTGTCCCTCCTCTCGACGGGGGGCGTGTCATGACAGGGCTTCTCCCGTACCGTCAGGCGGAAGCCTACTCCCGGATCGAACCCTTCGGAATGATCATCATAATTCTTCTGGTTTTTTTCACAAATATTTTCGGGAAAGTCATTTCTCCTATCCTGGAGGTGGGGATCCACCTGCTGGCAGGCCCCCAGAGCAATCTCGTCTACACCGTGACACGCTTCCTAATGAGGTAG
- a CDS encoding super-infection exclusion protein B, which produces MKVTLDINGSEDTGMLKEALGNILDILKSPKLVTWIAISSAAVLYIPDRYAPFLIPFRESYGVYTTVTLVSACVYLLIDGVLWLINKVQTRRKLKKAVQRLLNRLYDLSYEEKIIMREFIFQDSKNIKFPIEQRVVNGLARDGLIQLVQRLPQFSSGSFVGVFRLTPTIDGLLTEEVVGLPVGEITREERQRIINERPYFVHKITERERIWEW; this is translated from the coding sequence GTGAAGGTTACCTTAGATATCAACGGCAGTGAGGATACTGGAATGTTAAAGGAAGCTTTAGGGAACATTCTTGACATACTGAAGTCACCAAAGCTTGTTACCTGGATTGCTATAAGTTCTGCCGCTGTCTTATATATTCCTGACCGATACGCACCTTTTCTAATACCCTTCAGAGAGTCATATGGTGTTTACACCACGGTTACCCTTGTTTCTGCCTGTGTGTATCTGCTTATTGATGGTGTACTGTGGCTCATAAATAAAGTTCAAACACGGCGCAAGCTAAAGAAGGCAGTGCAAAGGTTGTTAAATAGGCTTTATGACTTATCCTATGAAGAGAAAATCATAATGCGTGAGTTTATCTTTCAGGACAGTAAGAATATCAAGTTCCCCATTGAACAGAGAGTGGTAAACGGACTTGCAAGGGATGGCTTGATTCAGTTAGTACAGAGACTACCTCAGTTTTCCTCAGGAAGCTTTGTAGGTGTCTTCAGGCTTACACCCACCATTGATGGCCTACTTACTGAGGAGGTTGTGGGGTTGCCTGTAGGGGAAATTACGCGGGAAGAACGGCAGCGTATTATCAATGAGCGGCCTTACTTCGTTCACAAGATTACCGAAAGGGAGAGGATATGGGAATGGTAA
- a CDS encoding DUF6538 domain-containing protein — protein sequence MPQNTPSCSLAHLRRNSLTTEASNSCLNHNPRASATVSGRLLRHLRENDPPRRLSTTHLYEFRGVYYWRTRIPRDLMSYFGGKEDFKRSLHTKNLKQAKRLLRIWSGRTEEVFTTIRSGVLTQDQMFQLAQSYMHDTLRDAEENRANGIGIPQGPGELRYRLKENEEARGMLQTALTYNHIGIVAAEVAAYLSERHGIQADTESPEFRQLTREILKTKIDVLQIEGERMQGNYRHHQVLPLESPHVRGSQAFPPAVPPRRVLPLSKVVDEYIKVEYTRTGKASNHSVREYEYHCRLFQEGLNNKDIQDVTRENIREYLELLKKYPSNARKLKPYRDKTVAEIAAMNVPAEHRMSDTTIDKYLARVHALLKWATNEGYIEKNPGAGIQHVKKKQTACKQEHYLPFDREDINGMVQGLLAVAEKGELEGKPERLWLPLIGLFTGARANELAQLHIEDVQQDQKSGVWFFKIESDEEKSKRVKNASSNREVPIHPTLLELGFLEYYQKVKKSGAPRLWMNLTHTNKGYYRNFSNWFLKSPLGDGFKNLYMTTHRKKVFHSFRGTLINELKHRLVPESVIQDIVGHTHKTVTFDTYALPHRLETMLGAMLKIDYGVDLNALKALTRPE from the coding sequence ATGCCCCAGAATACCCCGTCATGTTCACTTGCCCACCTACGAAGAAACAGCCTAACAACAGAAGCTAGTAATAGCTGCCTAAACCACAACCCGCGGGCATCCGCAACCGTTTCAGGACGTTTACTCCGCCACCTAAGAGAAAACGACCCACCGCGCCGATTGTCTACCACACACCTCTATGAGTTCCGAGGGGTCTACTACTGGCGGACAAGAATCCCAAGAGACCTAATGTCCTACTTCGGGGGAAAGGAGGATTTTAAGCGGTCACTACACACGAAGAACCTGAAGCAAGCTAAGAGGCTCCTGAGGATATGGAGCGGGAGAACTGAGGAGGTGTTTACCACAATAAGGAGCGGCGTATTGACCCAAGATCAGATGTTTCAGCTTGCACAGTCGTACATGCACGACACCTTGAGGGACGCTGAAGAGAACAGAGCAAACGGAATAGGCATACCCCAAGGGCCGGGGGAACTGAGGTATCGCCTGAAGGAGAATGAAGAGGCAAGAGGGATGCTTCAGACTGCCCTCACATATAACCATATCGGCATAGTTGCTGCCGAGGTGGCGGCGTATCTCTCAGAACGACACGGAATACAGGCAGACACCGAGTCACCCGAGTTCCGGCAGCTGACAAGGGAAATACTGAAGACCAAGATTGATGTGCTTCAGATAGAGGGTGAGCGGATGCAGGGCAACTATAGGCACCATCAGGTCTTACCACTCGAATCCCCTCATGTCCGTGGTTCTCAAGCATTCCCCCCGGCAGTCCCTCCCCGGCGTGTTCTCCCCCTATCCAAGGTCGTGGATGAGTATATCAAGGTTGAGTACACCAGAACAGGTAAGGCCTCAAACCACAGCGTGAGGGAATACGAATACCATTGCCGTTTATTTCAGGAAGGGTTGAACAACAAGGACATTCAGGACGTTACAAGAGAAAACATAAGGGAATACCTTGAGCTTCTGAAGAAATACCCCTCGAATGCCCGAAAGCTGAAACCTTACCGGGACAAAACAGTTGCCGAGATAGCAGCAATGAACGTTCCCGCCGAGCACAGAATGAGCGATACGACCATAGATAAATACTTGGCAAGGGTTCATGCGCTTCTCAAGTGGGCAACCAACGAGGGGTATATTGAGAAGAACCCAGGGGCGGGAATCCAACACGTGAAGAAGAAACAAACGGCTTGTAAACAGGAGCATTACCTACCTTTCGACAGAGAAGACATAAACGGGATGGTGCAGGGTCTTCTGGCGGTCGCAGAGAAGGGGGAGCTTGAGGGGAAACCTGAGCGGCTATGGCTTCCTTTGATTGGCCTCTTCACAGGTGCTAGGGCAAATGAGCTTGCACAACTCCACATTGAGGACGTTCAACAGGATCAGAAAAGCGGGGTGTGGTTCTTCAAGATCGAGTCGGATGAAGAGAAGTCTAAGAGGGTGAAGAACGCTTCTTCAAACCGGGAGGTTCCTATCCACCCCACTCTGCTTGAACTTGGCTTCCTTGAGTATTACCAGAAGGTCAAGAAAAGTGGTGCTCCGCGTCTGTGGATGAACCTCACGCACACCAACAAAGGATATTACCGGAACTTCTCAAACTGGTTCCTGAAGTCACCCCTAGGGGATGGCTTCAAGAATCTGTACATGACCACGCACAGAAAGAAGGTCTTTCACTCTTTCCGGGGTACCCTCATCAATGAGCTGAAACACAGACTTGTCCCGGAATCGGTAATACAAGACATCGTAGGTCATACCCACAAGACTGTTACCTTTGATACCTACGCCCTTCCTCACCGCTTGGAAACCATGCTTGGGGCAATGCTGAAGATTGATTATGGCGTTGACCTCAATGCGCTCAAAGCCCTTACCCGTCCCGAGTGA
- the amrB gene encoding AmmeMemoRadiSam system protein B, producing MIRQPAVAGQFYPRNGNVLREDLSRLIVTADLLKRAIGIISPHAGYMYSGAVAGSLYGLIEVPRTVVILGPNHHGVGARAASFPEGEWATPLGNVPIAERLSQILKRHAPLVEEDPAAHHYEHSLEVQVPFLQYVRPDVSILPLCLGFSDYASCRQLGTGLARAIEEYREEVLIVASSDMTHYESADIARAKDELALNEVLALNPEGLLNVCRTRGVTMCGVIPATVMLVAALELGAVGASLERYATSGDVTGDKKQVVAYAALTVN from the coding sequence ATGATCCGCCAGCCTGCTGTTGCAGGGCAATTCTATCCAAGGAACGGAAACGTGCTGCGGGAGGATCTCTCCCGTCTGATTGTCACCGCGGACCTGCTCAAAAGAGCAATAGGAATCATCTCCCCGCACGCCGGGTACATGTACTCTGGTGCCGTCGCAGGATCCCTGTACGGGTTGATCGAGGTGCCGCGGACGGTGGTAATCCTCGGGCCGAATCACCACGGTGTCGGGGCTCGCGCTGCATCATTTCCTGAAGGTGAATGGGCGACTCCTTTGGGGAACGTACCGATAGCCGAACGCCTTAGTCAGATACTGAAGCGTCACGCCCCCCTCGTCGAGGAAGATCCGGCAGCCCATCATTACGAGCACTCGCTGGAGGTTCAGGTGCCATTCCTTCAGTACGTGCGGCCCGATGTTTCCATTCTTCCCCTTTGTCTCGGATTTTCCGACTACGCCAGTTGCCGTCAGCTTGGCACCGGCCTTGCCAGGGCGATCGAGGAGTACCGCGAGGAGGTGCTTATCGTCGCCAGCTCTGATATGACCCACTACGAATCAGCGGACATTGCACGGGCCAAGGACGAACTGGCACTGAACGAGGTGCTTGCCCTTAATCCTGAGGGACTGTTGAATGTTTGCCGCACGAGAGGTGTCACCATGTGCGGCGTCATTCCCGCTACTGTCATGCTGGTGGCGGCTCTTGAACTTGGGGCTGTCGGAGCCTCCCTGGAGCGCTACGCCACGAGCGGCGACGTGACAGGCGATAAGAAGCAGGTCGTGGCATATGCTGCACTTACGGTCAATTGA
- the cobO gene encoding cob(I)yrinic acid a,c-diamide adenosyltransferase, whose protein sequence is MSGAVALEGTTVRMKLNKGQIQVYTGNGKGKTTAALGLALRAVGREMMVCMVQFIKGGGPYGEHFAAQKLAPFLTIVQTGREGWVDRHNPDPEDKRLAREALQTARDAVTSGLYDLVILDEVNGAISFGLLDVDEVLGVIAAKLPGVELVLTGRNADERIVSAADLVTEMREVKHYYKAGMPARIGIEK, encoded by the coding sequence ATTTCAGGGGCGGTAGCCCTAGAAGGAACAACGGTCAGGATGAAGCTCAATAAAGGGCAGATACAGGTCTACACCGGGAACGGCAAAGGAAAAACTACTGCGGCTTTGGGGCTGGCTCTACGCGCGGTCGGGCGGGAGATGATGGTCTGTATGGTCCAATTCATCAAGGGGGGCGGACCATACGGGGAGCACTTCGCCGCTCAGAAGCTCGCTCCGTTCCTCACCATCGTTCAAACCGGCAGGGAAGGGTGGGTCGACAGGCACAATCCCGATCCTGAAGATAAACGGCTTGCCAGGGAGGCGCTTCAGACGGCACGGGACGCCGTGACGTCGGGGCTTTACGACCTGGTGATACTCGATGAGGTCAACGGAGCTATCTCCTTCGGGCTGCTCGATGTTGACGAAGTGCTCGGAGTCATCGCTGCGAAGCTTCCTGGAGTAGAACTCGTACTGACGGGCCGCAACGCTGACGAACGTATCGTCTCCGCGGCCGACCTGGTTACCGAGATGCGGGAGGTCAAGCATTACTACAAAGCCGGAATGCCTGCAAGGATCGGGATAGAAAAATAA
- a CDS encoding cobalamin B12-binding domain-containing protein: MTERRMRVLVGKPGLDGHDRGAKIIARAFRDAGFEVIYTGLHQTPEQIVSAAIQEDVDCVGLSILSGAHNTLLPRVCEVLREKQAEDIVVFGGGVIPDDDIPGLKAAGIKEIFTPGTSTEAIVAWVKENVIPRA; the protein is encoded by the coding sequence ATGACTGAAAGAAGAATGCGCGTACTCGTTGGAAAACCAGGTCTGGATGGCCACGACCGTGGTGCGAAGATAATAGCGAGGGCGTTCCGCGACGCCGGGTTCGAGGTTATTTACACGGGTCTACACCAGACTCCAGAGCAGATAGTTAGTGCGGCCATTCAGGAAGATGTGGACTGCGTCGGCCTTTCCATCCTCTCCGGCGCGCATAATACCCTCCTTCCGCGTGTTTGCGAAGTACTGCGGGAGAAGCAAGCGGAGGATATCGTGGTGTTCGGCGGCGGTGTGATCCCGGATGACGACATTCCCGGGCTAAAGGCAGCCGGCATAAAAGAAATATTCACCCCTGGGACATCCACCGAGGCAATCGTAGCCTGGGTTAAAGAGAATGTCATACCGCGGGCTTAG
- a CDS encoding ScpA family protein — MISGTTESLFGDADHDGYRVSIEAFEGPLDLLLHLIKKNEVDIYNIPIANITRQYLDYVDLMKELNLDVAGEFLVMASTLVQIKSKMLLPPAEDPDSGEEEEQDPRAELVRRLLEYQKYKEAGLVLGARELLGREVFARSVQAPELEELRPEEEPVEVELFELIEAFQRVLAKVPVETFHEVGAENISIADRITDILDRLQDRESLMFEELFAAPLSREFFIATFLAILELCKLRMIKVVQATSFGTIWILRAVLDPQEIEQ; from the coding sequence ATGATTTCCGGTACTACCGAGAGCCTTTTCGGGGATGCGGACCACGATGGCTACCGGGTAAGCATCGAGGCGTTCGAAGGGCCCCTCGACCTGCTGCTCCACCTCATCAAGAAGAACGAAGTCGATATCTACAATATCCCCATCGCCAATATCACCCGCCAATACCTGGATTATGTGGACCTGATGAAGGAGCTCAACCTGGATGTGGCGGGTGAGTTCCTCGTAATGGCGTCCACTCTCGTACAGATAAAATCGAAGATGCTTCTACCTCCGGCGGAGGACCCCGACAGCGGAGAAGAAGAGGAACAGGATCCTCGTGCCGAACTGGTTCGCAGGCTCCTTGAGTATCAGAAATATAAGGAGGCAGGTCTTGTTCTCGGGGCACGGGAGCTGTTGGGCCGGGAAGTGTTCGCCCGCAGCGTCCAGGCTCCGGAGCTCGAGGAACTGCGCCCTGAAGAGGAACCGGTCGAGGTTGAGCTGTTCGAGCTGATCGAGGCTTTCCAGCGGGTTCTGGCCAAGGTACCTGTCGAGACCTTCCATGAGGTGGGAGCGGAGAACATCAGCATTGCAGACCGTATAACTGATATCCTTGACAGGCTGCAGGACCGGGAGTCTCTCATGTTCGAGGAACTCTTTGCTGCTCCTTTGAGCCGCGAGTTTTTTATAGCTACATTCCTTGCCATTCTGGAGCTCTGCAAACTGCGGATGATCAAGGTAGTCCAGGCCACCAGTTTCGGCACTATATGGATACTGCGGGCCGTCCTTGATCCGCAGGAGATCGAGCAATGA
- the meaB gene encoding methylmalonyl Co-A mutase-associated GTPase MeaB, with translation MSLAEQILQGNIRAAARLMRDIDDGAKSAMEELKVLFPRTGNAFVIGITGPPGAGKSTLVDQITAEYRRRGKRIGIVAVDPTSPFTGGAILGDRIRMNRHADDDGVFIRSLATRGHLGGISRSTGDVVNVMDAMGMDVVIIETVGVGQDEIDIVRMAHTTVVVMVPGLGDDIQAIKAGILEIGDVFVVNKADRPDTDRTVRELAVMLEMNQARQGDWRPKVLKTEAARNVGIHELVEEMESHRAHLFGSGSMKHLLEEKYSRMFIEMLKERLFTEVYGHLHIDGTFRRIMDDLAERRTDPYTAVDRVLAEKFPH, from the coding sequence ATGTCTCTAGCCGAACAGATTTTGCAGGGAAATATTCGTGCTGCCGCCCGTCTAATGCGTGATATCGACGATGGAGCAAAAAGCGCGATGGAAGAGCTTAAGGTCCTCTTTCCGCGGACCGGCAACGCCTTCGTAATCGGCATCACCGGGCCTCCCGGTGCCGGTAAATCTACCCTGGTCGACCAGATCACTGCAGAGTACCGGAGAAGGGGGAAGAGGATCGGCATCGTAGCTGTGGATCCCACGAGCCCCTTCACCGGCGGAGCCATTCTCGGCGACAGGATCAGAATGAACCGCCACGCCGACGATGACGGAGTTTTCATCCGAAGTCTTGCTACCCGAGGGCATTTGGGAGGAATATCCCGCTCTACCGGGGATGTGGTAAATGTCATGGACGCAATGGGGATGGACGTCGTCATCATCGAAACGGTGGGAGTGGGGCAGGACGAAATTGATATCGTGAGGATGGCTCACACTACCGTGGTCGTCATGGTCCCAGGGCTTGGGGATGACATACAGGCCATTAAGGCGGGAATTCTCGAGATCGGTGATGTCTTTGTCGTAAACAAGGCAGACCGGCCCGACACTGACCGCACGGTACGCGAGCTTGCTGTGATGCTGGAGATGAACCAGGCGAGACAGGGGGATTGGCGTCCCAAAGTTCTCAAAACCGAAGCTGCTCGCAATGTCGGTATTCACGAACTGGTGGAGGAGATGGAGAGTCATCGTGCTCATCTCTTCGGTTCGGGAAGCATGAAGCACCTGCTTGAGGAGAAGTATTCGCGGATGTTTATCGAAATGCTTAAAGAGCGGTTATTCACCGAGGTGTACGGCCATCTCCATATAGACGGTACCTTTCGCCGAATCATGGATGATCTCGCAGAACGCCGCACTGATCCCTACACTGCGGTCGACCGTGTCCTCGCGGAAAAGTTCCCCCACTGA
- the trpS gene encoding tryptophan--tRNA ligase, translating to MNNRIVSGMRPTGKLHLGHFHGVLSNWLELQKAYECFFFAADWHSLTTEYADTSGIGDSIREMVLDWLAFGIDHRKSVIFCQSKVPQHAELNLILSMITPVSWLERNPTYKEMQENLTTKDLSTFGFLGYPVLMAADIIVYKAARVPVGHDQLPHLEITREIARRFNYLYGNVFPEPEALLTETPKVLGLDGRKMSKSYGNAIFLSEGEEETRKKVMSMVTDVQRPRRSDPGEPDRCVAYSLNRMYLGAEDRAEIEESCRNAQIGCVECKRKQAEALVSFLAPLRAKRAELAAQEGLVDDVLLEGSRRATESAAATMEEVRRAIKM from the coding sequence ATGAACAATCGAATCGTCAGCGGCATGAGGCCTACTGGAAAGCTTCACCTCGGTCATTTTCATGGGGTTCTTTCGAACTGGCTTGAACTGCAGAAAGCCTATGAATGCTTCTTCTTCGCTGCCGACTGGCACTCCCTCACCACTGAATACGCCGACACATCGGGGATAGGCGACAGTATCAGAGAGATGGTTCTGGACTGGCTCGCCTTCGGTATCGACCACCGCAAGAGCGTCATCTTCTGTCAGAGCAAGGTACCGCAGCATGCAGAACTCAACCTGATTCTGTCGATGATAACCCCGGTGTCGTGGCTTGAGCGAAATCCTACATACAAGGAGATGCAGGAAAACCTGACGACGAAGGATCTCTCTACCTTCGGGTTCCTTGGCTATCCCGTTCTCATGGCTGCGGACATAATAGTTTACAAGGCGGCACGGGTTCCGGTCGGGCACGACCAGCTTCCGCATCTTGAGATAACCCGGGAGATTGCCCGGCGGTTCAACTACCTTTATGGGAACGTCTTCCCGGAGCCGGAGGCGCTTCTCACCGAGACCCCGAAGGTCCTCGGTCTCGATGGACGCAAGATGAGCAAGTCATATGGCAATGCCATTTTCCTCTCCGAAGGTGAAGAGGAGACGCGCAAGAAGGTGATGTCCATGGTGACCGACGTACAGCGGCCTCGTCGCTCGGACCCGGGCGAACCCGACCGTTGTGTCGCCTATTCCCTCAACCGCATGTACCTCGGCGCTGAAGATCGCGCCGAGATCGAGGAGTCATGCCGCAACGCTCAGATCGGGTGCGTGGAGTGCAAACGTAAACAGGCGGAAGCCCTCGTCTCTTTCCTCGCCCCGTTGCGCGCCAAGCGTGCCGAACTTGCTGCTCAGGAAGGGCTTGTGGATGATGTGCTTCTGGAGGGGAGCCGAAGAGCTACCGAGAGCGCTGCGGCGACGATGGAGGAAGTCAGACGCGCAATCAAGATGTAG
- a CDS encoding methyl-accepting chemotaxis protein: MLDILDLYRRLKVRTRIILLCVCYSLCIIVAVVAGRMFSPALAVVSTSVFVATGIFFSGLLFWSVNEALNRIMGYLSKMTEGDLTQNIAPKRNNEISSIIRSIGMLQSTMRNILLQISETSSKVSTASGLLQDSADQIATGTENVATQANTVAVASEEMAATSAEIATNCLHAAESSSRASGTARSGADIVLKTTECIDSISTRVNNVARTVKELGARSNQIGEIVTTIEDIADQTNLLALNAAIEAARAGEQGRGFAVVADEVRALAERTTRATREISEMIRTIQKETSEAVAAIEEGVVEVEKGTDYSGRAGDALSEILQQITEVTAQVNEIATAAEQQSSTTVEISNNIQRITEEVEGTAKGTSSTASASSDLSSQAEHLQKLVGQFRL; this comes from the coding sequence ATGTTAGATATACTCGACCTGTATAGAAGGCTGAAGGTACGGACCAGGATTATCCTGTTGTGTGTTTGCTACAGCCTCTGCATAATCGTTGCCGTTGTTGCTGGAAGAATGTTTTCCCCGGCTCTGGCCGTTGTCTCAACATCGGTCTTCGTCGCTACGGGAATATTTTTCAGCGGTCTGTTATTCTGGTCCGTCAACGAGGCTCTAAACCGCATCATGGGGTACCTCTCGAAGATGACGGAAGGGGACCTCACGCAGAACATCGCTCCCAAGAGAAACAATGAGATCAGCAGTATCATACGATCAATTGGCATGCTTCAGTCCACCATGCGCAACATCCTTCTCCAGATTTCCGAGACTTCCTCGAAAGTTTCAACTGCCTCTGGCCTACTGCAGGACAGCGCGGATCAGATAGCCACCGGAACTGAGAACGTTGCAACCCAAGCCAACACAGTCGCCGTAGCAAGTGAGGAGATGGCAGCCACCTCCGCGGAGATAGCCACCAACTGTCTTCATGCAGCGGAGAGCTCATCGCGGGCAAGTGGCACCGCCCGTTCGGGGGCAGATATTGTTCTCAAAACAACCGAATGCATAGATTCCATTTCAACGCGCGTCAACAATGTCGCACGGACGGTAAAGGAACTCGGTGCAAGGTCCAATCAGATCGGCGAAATAGTCACGACCATTGAAGACATAGCGGATCAGACCAACCTGCTGGCGTTGAATGCCGCCATCGAAGCAGCCCGCGCTGGTGAGCAGGGGCGAGGTTTTGCCGTGGTTGCTGATGAAGTTAGAGCCTTGGCAGAAAGGACAACGAGAGCGACCCGAGAAATAAGCGAGATGATCAGGACTATTCAGAAGGAGACAAGCGAGGCGGTCGCAGCGATCGAAGAGGGGGTTGTCGAGGTCGAGAAGGGAACGGACTATTCAGGAAGGGCCGGGGACGCTCTATCCGAGATATTGCAACAGATCACCGAGGTGACCGCGCAGGTGAACGAGATTGCAACGGCAGCTGAACAACAGTCGTCTACAACTGTGGAAATCTCCAATAACATCCAGCGTATAACCGAAGAAGTTGAAGGAACGGCAAAAGGCACCTCAAGTACCGCTTCAGCATCCTCCGATCTTTCCTCACAGGCGGAACACCTGCAGAAGCTGGTGGGGCAGTTCAGGCTGTAG